The proteins below come from a single Rosa rugosa chromosome 2, drRosRugo1.1, whole genome shotgun sequence genomic window:
- the LOC133731297 gene encoding uncharacterized protein LOC133731297 codes for MEDVVHLFCKCQVASTILSNPPFNLHDTILPSLNFKEWMLERAVTLSPDSFARLMMMIWAMWKNRNNMLWSGIQQTAQDMLLSSFSWLDEFQKAQGGVKKPQVLLRPKWKPDEHGALKLNVDAAFLSSTTKGGVGGVLRDASGRFVAAFASPVGHAASPKQCELMAIRAGLDLLVSLQVQQVVVESDSTMAIAEALCSDYTLLANGGLIDDIRCAMQKIPSIRLEYQPRSSNMVAHRLAGIGFETGNSCVWLGLAPACIRDVLNHDYQYLH; via the coding sequence ATGGAGGATGTAGTTCATTTGTTCTGCAAATGCCAGGTTGCGTCCACCATACTCTCGAATCCTCCTTTTAATCTACATGATACTATTTTACCATCCCTTAATTTCAAGGAATGGATGTTGGAAAGGGCTGTCACTCTGAGTCCGGACAGCTTTGCACGTTTAATGATGATGATTTGGGCTATGtggaaaaacagaaacaacatgTTGTGGTCTGGTATACAACAAACAGCCCAAGATATGCTATTAAGCAGCTTCTCCTGGCTTGATGAGTTTCAGAAGGCTCAAGGAGGTGTGAAAAAACCTCAGGTGCTTTTACGTCCTAAGTGGAAACCTGATGAGCATGGTGCTCTTAAATTGAACGTGGATGCTGCGTTCTTATCATCAACAACTAAGGGAGGTGTTGGAGGCGTCTTACGGGATGCCTCAGGAAGATTTGTCGCAGCCTTTGCTAGTCCAGTTGGACATGCTGCGTCTCCGAAGCAATGTGAGCTCATGGCCATTCGGGCTGGTCTTGATTTACTGGTCTCCCTCCAAGTGCAACAGGTGGTGGTGGAAAGTGATAGCACAATGGCCATTGCCGAGGCTCTATGTTCTGATTACACACTATTAGCTAATGGAGGATTAATTGATGACATACGATGTGCCATGCAGAAAATCCCAAGCATCCGTCTTGAGTATCAGCCACGATCCTCCAATATGGTGGCACATAGGCTTGCTGGCATTGGGTTTGAAACTGGTAACAGTTGTGTATGGCTAGGTCTAGCACCTGCTTGTATTCGTGATGTTCTCAATCACGATTATCAGTACCTCCATTGA